From Acidobacteriota bacterium:
TTGGCTCGGCCCATGTCCTCCAGGCGGGTGTTCTCCAGCTTGATGCCCAGGTCTTCGGTGATGGCCTTGCCGCCGGTCAGGATGGCGATGTCTTCCAGCATGGCCTTCCGGCGGTCGCCGAAGCCGGGCGCCTTCACCGCGGCCACCTGCAGGGTGCCGCGCAGCTTGTTGACCACCAGCGTGGCCAGAGCTTCGCCCTCGATGTCCTCGGCGATGACCAGGAGGGGCTTGCCGGAGCGGGCGATCTGCTCGAGCACCGGCAGCAGATCCTTCATGGAGCTGATCTTCTTCTCATGGATGAGAATGTAGGCGTCCTCCAGAACCACTTCCATCCGCTCGGGATCGGTCACGAAATACGGGGACAGGTAGCCGCGGTCGAATTGCATCCCTTCCACCACTTCCAGGGTGGTCTCCAGCGTCTTGGCTTCTTCGACGGTGATGACGCCGTCTTTTCCCACCTTCTTCATCGCCTCGGCGATGATGGAGCCGATGGAAATGTCGTTGTTGGCGGAGATCGCGCCCACCTGGGCGATCATGTCACCCTTGACGGGCACGGACATCTCGTTGATGTGCTTGACCACCACCTCGACGGCCTTCTCGATGCCGCGCTTCAGAGCCATCGGATTGGCGCCGGACGCCACGTTGCGCACGCCCTCGCGGTAGATGCTCTGGGCCAGGACGGTCGCGGTGGTCGTGCCATCACCCGCCACGTCGCTGGTCTTGGAAGCGACTTCCCGAACCATCTGGGCGCCCAGGTTTTCCACCTTGTCTTTCAGCTCGATTTCCTTGGCCACCGTCACGCCGTCCTTGGTGATGGTGGGAGAGCCGAATTTCTTTTCCAGGACCACGTTACGGCCTTTCGGGCCGAGGGTGATCTTGACGGTGTCCGCCAGCTTGTTGACACCCTTGAGAATCTGGTGACGGCAATTTTCTCCATACACGATATCTTTGGCCATGTGCGTTTCTCCTT
This genomic window contains:
- the groL gene encoding chaperonin GroEL (60 kDa chaperone family; promotes refolding of misfolded polypeptides especially under stressful conditions; forms two stacked rings of heptamers to form a barrel-shaped 14mer; ends can be capped by GroES; misfolded proteins enter the barrel where they are refolded when GroES binds), yielding MAKDIVYGENCRHQILKGVNKLADTVKITLGPKGRNVVLEKKFGSPTITKDGVTVAKEIELKDKVENLGAQMVREVASKTSDVAGDGTTTATVLAQSIYREGVRNVASGANPMALKRGIEKAVEVVVKHINEMSVPVKGDMIAQVGAISANNDISIGSIIAEAMKKVGKDGVITVEEAKTLETTLEVVEGMQFDRGYLSPYFVTDPERMEVVLEDAYILIHEKKISSMKDLLPVLEQIARSGKPLLVIAEDIEGEALATLVVNKLRGTLQVAAVKAPGFGDRRKAMLEDIAILTGGKAITEDLGIKLENTRLEDMGRAKRITIDKDNTTIVEGYGTSDKIQARVKQIRVQIEETTSDYDREKLQERLAKLVGGVAVIKVGAATETELKEKKARVEDAMHATKAAVEEGIVPGGGVAFLRAISALKNLKLTGDEKVGLEIIRRALEEPIRQIAANAGCEGAIVCEKVKASKEPNYGYNADTDTYEDLVAAGVIDPAKVARTALQNASSIASLLLTTEAT